In Caretta caretta isolate rCarCar2 chromosome 20, rCarCar1.hap1, whole genome shotgun sequence, a single window of DNA contains:
- the LOC142069650 gene encoding uncharacterized protein LOC142069650: MMESQNRKRAPAWTEREVRDLIAVWGEESVLSELRSSFRNAKTFLKISQGMKDRGHNRDPKQCRMKLKERRQAYQKTREANSRSGSEPQTCRFYDELHAILGGSATTTPAVLFDSFNGDGGNTEVGFGDEEDDDEEEVVDSSQQASGETGFPDSQELFLTLDLEPVPPEPTQGCLLDSAGGEGTSAACVSMITGSSPSQRLVKLRKKKKRTRDEMFSELMLSSHTDRAQMNAWRQIMSECRKAQNDREERWRAEESKWRAEESKWRAEDRAEAQRWRQRDERRQDSMLRLLQDQTSMLQCMVELQQRQLEHRLPLQPLCNQPPSSPSSIASTPRRPRTRWGGLRPTSHSTTEDCPKKRRLSFNKF, encoded by the exons atgatggagtcccagaatcgcaaaagagctccagcatggaccgaacgggaggtacgggatctgatcgctgtttggggagaggaatctgtgctatcagaactccgttccagttttcgaaatgccaaaacctttctgaaaatctcccagggcatgaaggacagaggccataacagggacccgaagcagtgccgcatgaaacttaaggagcggaggcaagcctaccagaaaaccagagaggcgaacagccgctctgggtcagagccccaaacatgccgcttctatgatgagctgcatgccattttagggggttcagccaccactaccccagccgtgttgtttgactccttcaatggagatggaggcaatacggaagtaggttttggggacgaagaagatgatgatgaggaggaggttgtagatagctcacagcaagcaagcggagaaaccggttttcccgacagccaggaactgtttctcaccctagacctggagccagtaccccccgaacccacccaaggctgcctcctggactcagcaggcggagaagggacctctg ctgcatgcgtttcaatgatcacaggatcttctccttcccagagactagtgaagcttagaaagaaaaaaaaacgcactcgcgatgaaatgttctccgagctcatgctgtcctcccacactgacagagcacagatgaatgcgtggaggcaaataatgtcagagtgcaggaaagcacaaaatgaccgggaggagaggtggagggctgaagagagtaagtggcgggctgaagagagtaagtggcgggctgaagacagggctgaagctcaaaggtggcggcagcgtgatgagaggaggcaggattcaatgctgaggctgctgcaggaccaaaccagtatgctccagtgtatggttgagctgcagcaaaggcagctggagcacagactgccactgcagcccctctgtaaccaaccgccctcctccccaagttccatagcctccacacccagacgcccaagaacgcggtgggggggcctccggccaaccagccactccaccacagaggattgcccaaaaaaaagaaggctgtcatttaataaattttaa